TCACAAGGGCTGTGAATTCAACATTTTCGAGATAATTCATCAAGTAGGCGTGTCAAATGAGCGTGCTGGATTACATTTGGACGGGCCAAAATGGATTGAGAACGAGTTGGATAGGTTATGTACTAGATGATTTCTCCACCCTATGGGTTCTTACACATGTACCATAAAGTACGTTGTAAAACGTAACTTTCTTATATTTAAAGAGCATGAGTTTTTGATTAAGTGAAATAATTTCCTGTATTATTAATAAATTTCGCGTTAAACTATTCAATCCTGCATAActtgtatttaaattaaatgaccccccccccccgcccccTTAAAGGattatttgattgatttttatTAATCTCAACACACATAACAATTCACATCAGATAATACTCCACTTGATCTCATTTATGTGATACCTTTTGAATTTCGAAGATTCAAACAAGTCGGATGGAGTAGACTGATTACCATGAGATGGTTTCACCTTTTACCCCAGAAATCATGAAGCGAGCTAATCTTGTAAGGCTCGCATCAACAGGTGGCTCGAGCTCGACTTGACTTACAACTTAGACCATGGTGCTAACCATGGTCAAGATTATTTCTAGGGAGAAATAAATGTGGAAACAATACAAAAAGATCATTTTTTGGGATGCAAATGGTCTTGATAGTTATACACTCTTTATCAAAATTTCTAGGAGTGCAATATCGGTAACAAGATTTTAGAGTTGATTTTGTACTCTTTTGGTAGTTTTAGTTGATGATGTTTGAAACTTTATAGGAAAACAAGCCAAGGGAATGTGTTAGAgaagattttatattttaaaatgtgttTGGTGTACTACAAAATTGCTAAAATGTGTAATTTTTTCGGAAAATACAAAACAAAGTAAAACGCATTCGACGGATGTGATTTCAGTTCATTTGTTAATGCTCTATTAAGCTGGTTGGTAGTGGCATTTGGGCCACGGAGCTAGGCAGGGTCAAGAgggtttggaaaaaaaaattggacaaaaAATTGTACCGTTTATATATcgttagaattattttttttatgtgtaaGACACTGTTTAGTGGTTCGAAAAAAAACCCTTCTACTTCTTCGTATGTTtatttcatcttattttaaactttctcaGTGCAAATCCTTGCTCCGACACTCCTTATAAGCTCATTCTTTTGCACGTACTATGAAGTACACGGTGCTAAACTTTCATATAAAGATAGTGTATGGTTGAGTCATGAAATAAAAAGATTTCAACTCCTAAAGTATCTTTGGAATTCTTTTTATCAGAATACTTGTATTAACAATCCAACAATTAAACAGACTAGTAGTAGTCTAATAGTAGTGGGCATGTGACATTGGTAGGACTAACTAGCTTACCACACTTAGCAAATTCTAAAAAAGCCATAAATTCAGTACATGCTTTAACTTCTGCTTTACCCCTCAAAAAAGGTGGAAAAAACAACCAAAAACTTGTGAAAATTATAAATCCTAATGTTAATGGCCCTGAGATAATTTTAGGAACCAAAACTTTGCCATTCAACAATTTCTTGGTCATAATTTCTACTGTCAAAGCCACTCCATGAATGATAAAGAAACATGTGACTTCTCCACTAGGCTTTAGTCTCCCAAAATTATAGAAAATCAGCTCATGCATTAGCCCCGAGACGACGAATGTCGCGAGCACGGCAggaagtggggcccacttcCTCGATATCTTGTCCGCCATCATTGACCGGACTGGAACATAAATGGTCGGATGGAGTATGTTGGTTACCATGAGGTTCCACCTTTTACCCCAAAAATCTTGAAGCGAGCTAGTCTTGTATGGTTCATCAGAGGGTGGCGCGAGCTCGACTTGACTTACGACTCGGATCATGGTGCTAACCATGGTCAAGATTATTTCTAGGGAGAAATAAATGTGGAAACAATATAGAAAGAGAACAATATTTGGATGCAAATGGGCTTTATAGTTATAATAAACTCTTATCAATATGGCTAGGAGTGCAATCTTGGTAACAAGATTTAGAGTTGAATTTTTACTCTTTTGAGTAGTATTAGTTGATGATGTTTTAAACTTTATAGGCAAACAAGCCAAGGGAATGAATGTTGAAAGTGATAGAGGTGGGGTTGATGACAAAGGGCCTTTACCAAAAGCAAAAAGAAGAATCTTGAAATTGGCTAGCCATGCAATGAAAAAAGAAGTAGTGGCACCAAGATTGATAGAGGTAAGATAAAGAGGAAGAATGAAAAATAGACAAACAATTGGGATTATAGCCACAAATCTTGACTTGCCATTGGGAAAGAATTTGACAATTGTGTGACAATAACATAAACTTGTTAAGACAATAGCCCATACCACTATGAAATTGTGAATTTCCCCTTCCATTTCTTTGTTAATTTCTTCTGCTTCTTGGAAGATGGTTGGAATTTAAAGATACCTTCATTATTTctaattggaaaaaaataatatatgttatgatTGTTGACCTAAGGAGGCAGGAATATTTTGTTGTCACATATGacaagtcatcatatgattatTAATTAGGAAATATATACGATAAAATTTTTCTATAATGGCATCGTTTGTTCGGAATTTTTTTATTGCTTTAACAAAATATTATTAcagaaaatatataatataacataacataaaagtcagttaaaaaaaaaatttaccaAGAGGTCCGACTGTTTGCACAAGATCAAAGCAATCAATGATGACACCAGAAATTTTGACGAATGGTGTTCAAgacttaaattatttatataaaaaataattttaacctATATAAgcaatataattttctatatACATTCGATAAAGAATAGTCAACTAATTACCCTTTATATAATCTATATGACCCCGTCACAAACAAGCATGTCATCATGagattattaataaaatatccaACTATAGATAATCTTCTATATATCAAATAATGTATATAACATATGTTTGTTAATTTAATGTCAACATTTGAATCTAAAAAGTACATGCTCTATCGATAACATCAGATCCCAGTTTTAAAGACttggaaaataaaatagaaaggaTAATTGTTCAATTTattgcaaataaaataaaataaaatcatgctttCACTATTAAATTGGGACACTTGATAATGAAAGGAATGACACTAGATAGTCGTGCGTAGCACCCCTGTTATATATTcgagttttaaaaattatttaaaatttagccAATTTTGACAAACTTCAGAGTTCAGACTGAACCCATTAGGGTtgtttcttcttcctcttcttcttatcttcttcagATTTTCGAATCTAAACTTGCCCTCTGCCGAATCTAGACTTTGGCAAAACCCAAATTTTGAATAGAGGCGGAGTCAATTTGGATTTAGAGGGTTCggttaaaaattatattatttatatttaattaaaattattttaaatatatatataataaatgttGAATCTTTTTAAAGTTAATTTTGATGTTTTAAACTAATGGTTCCGGTCTTAATATTTGAAAAGTTATTTTGGTAGAGAGCATGTAAtgaaagtttaaaatttgaCTTCGAATTCTTGGAAACAGTCGAAATTTTAGATTACAATGGAACAGTATCAAACAATTggacaataataaattaaaatggagcaagttttaattaaataaggcaagtgaacttaCAAAGATAGTAatgaaatgataaatatattttctttttgagtcAGTAGTTTTAAGTTTGATATCTAAGAATAAATTCG
This Solanum dulcamara chromosome 1, daSolDulc1.2, whole genome shotgun sequence DNA region includes the following protein-coding sequences:
- the LOC129885760 gene encoding acyl-CoA--sterol O-acyltransferase 1-like yields the protein MEGEIHNFIVVWAIVLTSLCYCHTIVKFFPNGKSRFVAIIPIVCLFFILPLYLTSINLGATTSFFIAWLANFKILLFAFGKGPLSSTPPLSLSTFIPLACLPIKFKTSSTNTTQKSKNSTLNLVTKIALLAILIRVYYNYKAHLHPNIVLFLYCFHIYFSLEIILTMVSTMIRVVSQVELAPPSDEPYKTSSLQDFWGKRWNLMVTNILHPTIYVPVRSMMADKISRKWAPLPAVLATFVVSGLMHELIFYNFGRLKPSGEVTCFFIIHGVALTVEIMTKKLLNGKVLVPKIISGPLTLGFIIFTSFWLFFPPFLRGKAEVKACTEFMAFLEFAKCGKLVSPTNVTCPLLLDYY